The genomic window TGGATTGGTTGAATAACGTGAGGATTAGTTAGCTTCTAATAACTAGAGATGGGCCATCAATAACAGTAGTCGCCGTCTGGCAGGTCTGTGGTTGGTGTAAAACCCTGAGTATTGACTGTATTTCCATCAATCCAAACACCTAGCTTCATCCTAGAGACTGAAACTTGTGGGGAAAGATATGGAATAACAGGAGGGAGAGTATCTTTTACTTCACATTTCATAAGACCACCACTAACACTTTTCAACTCTTCAATAGTGAGTTCGTTGTTTGTCATTGGTTTGGATTGGTTGAATAATGTGAGGATTGGTTAGGGCTATTTACCCTTCATCACCAATAATAGAAACTAGACCTATTCTAATCTTGTATTTGTTATTGTGAGACTACAGAAAGGCCGGAACTGCAACAGCACGTTCAGCTGCGTCGCCATTCCCTCTCAATCCAACTTTATGAACAGGATCAATAATAAGATCTGGATGGATAACTACTCTACGTTGATTTGATCGTGAAATTCTTGAACCGAAGCCGTCCAACTTCGCAAATACACCACCACCGTTGATGGACTGTAGCTGTTCAATCGTAAGTTCGTTGTTTGTCATTGGTTTGGATTGGTTATTAGGGACTTATCCCTCGGATGAACACATCATCTCCTAATTCCTCTACTAAGTCATTGATCCTAATCATTGCTAGTTGTGATCTTCGTCACAGGTCCTGAGAGGAATTACCAGAACTAGAATATTTTAGGAACCTACCTGAGATTACCCAACCTATTCGTTAAGCTCGTGCCAGGTATCGGATGCCGTTTTAAGCGAATATGGAAGTCGTTGATGAAATAGAAAGTCCCTGTCAATTCAGGGGGGTTTGAGGGTGTAATTTCCAGCACAGCTCTTAAAGTTCTTAGCGGCAGCAAGGATTGAATGTGCAGCCGCCCAATCAATCCATAAAAAAAGCAAGGCACAGAAAATAAAGCCTCAGCATTCGTTAGCCCTACATCGACTCATATCCCCTCAACGCACCTTCCAAATACTTCGCTCCCTATAGCCATCCCTAATTCCCTTTGTTTTCAATATCAATTGTGTTGGTGGATATGTTGATTGTTTTGCCGGGGGTTTGATCAGCCCGCTTTTGCTGCCCTGCCTTTCCCTTCTGGGTTTTGTATAACTTTCAGCCCGTAGGCATCAGGCTCCCCGGCAGTTTGTTGGCTAAACAAATTCAAGGGATCCCCCTTCCTCAGGCGAAACGAATTCAGTTGTCAAAATTTGAATACCGTCGGAGGACATTTTTGCAGTCGTATTATGGAAATTTGCTAAGTCATCAATATAGGCTGTATTGTCTACACCCACCCCAAAGACTGCCTTTAATTCATTGTCAGAAGACCAAATTTCACAAAATTGCTGAGGGACGGCATTATTAGCGTAACCAACCAACCCATTGAATGAATCACTAAAATTCAAATACCAATCACCCTGCGAGGATTCTCCACCATCTAAAACAGTAATTTTGTCTCCAACATGCACGAAATCTAGTATTGTATCAACGCCGGAATTTTGCAGGTCAATAATAAATTCGTCGGCCCCACCCCCCCCATTTACCAAATCAGTATCATCACCTGAATCAATATAGTCGTTTCCATGAAAACCTCTGATCTCCTGATGCCCCTTCCCCCCAAAAGCCATGTCGTTTCCTTCGCCAAGATATGCCGAAATCCATAACTCATCTGACGTATTCTCGACATAAACAATGTCATCCCCACCCCTTGTGCTAAGCACGCCATATCCATCCATGTAAGCAACATCATCCCCTTCGCCCGTGGTGTATTTACCCTTTCCTACATCTAGAAACCAATTAGGCGACTGACCAGTAGAGGGGTTAATTGTTCCAGTCAAATCGACATTGTCGTAGGTATTGCCATCATTCTCATAAATAAAATCAGCATCATCCTTATAAGCCTGCTTTTGCGCTTCTAAGGCGGCTTGTTCTGCAGAAACTTGCTCAGCGGCAGCTTGTTCAGCAGCGGCTTGCTCCGCGGCAGCTTGTTCAGCAGCGGCTTGC from Prochlorococcus marinus str. MIT 9313 includes these protein-coding regions:
- a CDS encoding CCRG-2 family RiPP; this translates as MTNNELTIEELKSVSGGLMKCEVKDTLPPVIPYLSPQVSVSRMKLGVWIDGNTVNTQGFTPTTDLPDGDYCY
- a CDS encoding CCRG-2 family RiPP, with the protein product MTNNELTIEQLQSINGGGVFAKLDGFGSRISRSNQRRVVIHPDLIIDPVHKVGLRGNGDAAERAVAVPAFL
- a CDS encoding calcium-binding protein; amino-acid sequence: MAITRLLSPLQRTASTRATSFASALTPPVKSAVRGSSWLAEYLKKQAEKEAEQKAAEEQAAAEQAAAEQAAAEQAAAEQAAAEQAAAEQAAAEQAAAEQAAAEQAAAEQAAAEQAAAEQAAAEQAAAEQAAAEQAAAEQAAAEQAAAEQVSAEQAALEAQKQAYKDDADFIYENDGNTYDNVDLTGTINPSTGQSPNWFLDVGKGKYTTGEGDDVAYMDGYGVLSTRGGDDIVYVENTSDELWISAYLGEGNDMAFGGKGHQEIRGFHGNDYIDSGDDTDLVNGGGGADEFIIDLQNSGVDTILDFVHVGDKITVLDGGESSQGDWYLNFSDSFNGLVGYANNAVPQQFCEIWSSDNELKAVFGVGVDNTAYIDDLANFHNTTAKMSSDGIQILTTEFVSPEEGGSLEFV